One Sodalis praecaptivus DNA segment encodes these proteins:
- a CDS encoding GntR family transcriptional regulator, whose amino-acid sequence MKEETPAASRVALDSDSAAYNNEKPCSTTPIDASWRQRAQTMSGLTDKLSLQDRAFHLLKTMIDDGRLAPGEKLLEAHVSKAFGISRSPARHALRRLCEQKLIQAGQGRGYTVAGHADAPRAAQHATLATIKIPPVARWESMYDQLEQAICTSALFSAVRIIEDRVATHFNVSRTVVREVLARMHSVGLVNKDALGRWIAAQVTPEKTHHLYEIRWLLEPQALLQAAPRVTESILRQARETVVQSLDGFPREGFDTDVVENDLHVRLLSFCPNVEILQVLARTRILFVPTRYLFDPVLHIPLSLIEDALKEHLHIYDLLLRRQTPAAAEALRTHLQRADDRWLRRFNSAEHLTNGAIPPYLMPL is encoded by the coding sequence GTGAAGGAAGAAACGCCGGCGGCATCGCGCGTAGCGCTGGACAGCGATAGCGCCGCTTACAATAATGAGAAACCCTGCTCTACTACCCCTATTGACGCCTCTTGGCGCCAACGAGCCCAAACTATGTCAGGATTGACGGATAAGCTTTCCCTGCAGGATCGCGCCTTTCATTTGCTAAAAACCATGATTGACGATGGCCGCCTGGCGCCGGGGGAAAAACTGTTGGAAGCCCATGTGTCAAAGGCTTTTGGTATCAGCCGCTCGCCGGCCCGCCATGCGCTGCGCCGGCTGTGCGAGCAAAAGCTTATCCAGGCGGGCCAAGGGCGGGGATATACGGTTGCGGGGCACGCTGATGCGCCGCGCGCGGCGCAGCATGCGACTCTGGCCACCATAAAAATTCCGCCGGTGGCGCGCTGGGAAAGCATGTACGATCAGCTTGAACAGGCTATTTGCACCAGCGCGCTTTTCAGCGCGGTGCGGATTATCGAAGACCGCGTGGCGACGCATTTTAACGTCAGCCGGACCGTGGTCCGCGAGGTGCTGGCACGAATGCACAGCGTTGGTCTAGTGAATAAAGACGCGTTGGGTCGCTGGATTGCCGCCCAGGTTACGCCGGAAAAAACCCATCACCTCTATGAAATTCGCTGGTTATTAGAACCTCAGGCATTGCTACAGGCGGCGCCGCGGGTTACGGAAAGCATCTTGCGCCAGGCGCGCGAGACGGTAGTGCAATCCCTGGACGGCTTCCCGCGCGAGGGTTTCGATACCGATGTTGTCGAAAACGACCTGCATGTACGCCTGCTCTCCTTCTGCCCTAATGTTGAAATTCTGCAGGTACTGGCGCGTACCCGCATTTTGTTTGTGCCGACCCGCTATTTGTTCGATCCGGTGCTGCACATCCCGCTATCGCTTATTGAAGACGCGCTCAAAGAACACCTGCATATTTACGATTTGCTGCTGCGCCGGCAAACGCCGGCGGCGGCGGAAGCCCTGCGCACCCATTTGCAGCGCGCCGATGATCGCTGGCTGCGGCGTTTTAACAGCGCCGAGCATTTGACCAACGGCGCGATCCCGCCTTATTTAATGCCGCTTTAG
- a CDS encoding fumarylacetoacetate hydrolase family protein has product MRWGEPGHEKPGVLDEEQQIRDVSGIVDDWHGQGLSDDSLQRLRSLSWSGLPQVSPGTRLGPCVARPGKIVCVGLNYRDHAHEAGMALPQEPILFLKVTSAITGPQDPIEIPPGASKVDWEVELGVVIGRHARYLTQAQALDYVAGYCVLNDISERAWQIERGGQWDKGKCADTFAPLGPYLVTRDDIIDAQNLALWLEVDGVRRQESNTGEMIFGVAQLVAYISQFMSLQPGDIIATGTPAGVGMGFTPPVYLRPGQTLRLGIDGLGEQCNVTVAAPPTGTSV; this is encoded by the coding sequence GTGCGCTGGGGAGAGCCAGGCCATGAGAAACCGGGCGTATTGGATGAAGAGCAGCAGATCCGCGATGTGAGCGGCATCGTTGACGACTGGCACGGGCAGGGGTTGTCCGACGACAGCTTGCAGCGCCTGCGGTCGTTGTCGTGGTCCGGTTTACCGCAGGTCAGCCCGGGCACGCGGCTGGGTCCGTGCGTAGCGCGACCTGGCAAAATTGTCTGCGTCGGGTTGAACTATCGCGATCATGCCCATGAGGCCGGTATGGCGCTGCCGCAAGAGCCGATCTTATTTTTGAAAGTCACCAGCGCCATCACCGGCCCTCAAGATCCGATAGAAATCCCGCCCGGCGCCAGCAAAGTAGATTGGGAGGTGGAACTGGGCGTGGTTATCGGGCGGCATGCACGCTATCTCACCCAGGCGCAGGCGCTTGATTATGTCGCCGGCTATTGCGTGCTTAACGACATTTCGGAGCGCGCCTGGCAAATCGAGCGCGGCGGGCAGTGGGACAAGGGGAAATGTGCCGATACTTTCGCACCGCTAGGGCCGTATCTGGTCACGCGTGATGACATCATCGATGCGCAAAATCTGGCGCTGTGGCTCGAGGTGGATGGCGTGCGGCGCCAGGAAAGCAACACCGGAGAAATGATTTTCGGCGTGGCGCAACTGGTGGCCTATATCAGTCAATTCATGAGTTTACAGCCGGGCGATATCATCGCCACCGGCACGCCGGCGGGGGTGGGAATGGGGTTTACGCCGCCGGTTTATCTCAGGCCGGGTCAGACGCTGCGCCTCGGTATCGACGGTCTGGGCGAGCAATGTAACGTTACCGTGGCCGCTCCCCCCACCGGGACAAGCGTATGA
- a CDS encoding alpha-hydroxy acid oxidase, which produces MRQTITCLDDLQRLARRRVPRLFYDYVDSGSWTQATYRENSEDLARLHFRQRVGCNVEHITTRTTILGQPVSLPLILAPTGLTGMVYPDGELLAARAAAAAGVPYTLSTVSISSIEAVAAECAKPFWFQLYMMKDRGFIADLIARADAAGCSALVLTLDLPIQGQRHKDIRNGLSVPPALTLRGMMSMLMHPRWCLGMLQTPRRTFGNIVGHANGVTDTLGFAEWVSRQFDRSFCWEDIAWVKQRWRGKLVIKGIMDSADAGQAFAAGADAIVVSNHGGRQLDGAPSTISVLPAITESVGGAGEIIMDSGIRSGQDIVRALAMGADSVMIGRAFLYGLGALGEAGVTLCLDLLRKEMESTMALCGVTRIDALSPQHIVDYPWPLTAGHAAARRFQPPALQPIAEAPHR; this is translated from the coding sequence ATGAGGCAGACCATCACCTGCCTCGACGACCTGCAGCGTTTGGCGCGCCGACGCGTGCCGAGGTTGTTTTATGACTATGTTGACAGCGGCTCGTGGACGCAGGCCACCTACCGCGAAAACAGCGAGGATCTCGCGCGGTTGCACTTTCGCCAGCGCGTGGGCTGCAACGTAGAACATATCACCACCCGCACCACCATTCTGGGACAACCGGTGTCGCTGCCGCTGATTTTGGCGCCCACCGGGCTTACCGGCATGGTCTATCCCGACGGCGAGCTGTTGGCCGCCCGGGCCGCGGCGGCGGCGGGCGTACCCTATACGCTTTCCACCGTCAGTATCAGCAGTATCGAAGCGGTGGCGGCCGAGTGCGCCAAGCCGTTTTGGTTTCAATTATACATGATGAAAGATCGGGGCTTCATCGCCGATTTGATCGCCCGCGCCGACGCCGCGGGCTGCTCCGCCCTGGTCCTGACGCTCGATCTCCCGATTCAGGGGCAGCGTCATAAAGATATCCGCAACGGGCTATCGGTGCCCCCGGCGCTGACGCTGCGCGGGATGATGTCGATGCTGATGCATCCGCGTTGGTGCCTGGGGATGTTGCAAACGCCGCGCCGCACCTTCGGCAATATTGTCGGCCACGCCAACGGCGTCACCGACACCCTGGGTTTCGCGGAGTGGGTGAGCCGTCAGTTCGACCGCAGTTTCTGCTGGGAGGATATCGCCTGGGTAAAACAACGTTGGCGCGGCAAATTGGTAATCAAAGGGATCATGGACAGCGCGGACGCCGGCCAGGCGTTTGCCGCCGGCGCGGACGCCATCGTGGTATCCAATCACGGCGGTCGCCAGCTGGATGGCGCGCCGTCCACCATCAGCGTATTGCCGGCGATTACCGAAAGCGTCGGCGGTGCCGGTGAAATTATCATGGACAGCGGTATTCGCAGCGGGCAGGACATCGTGCGCGCGCTGGCGATGGGCGCGGACAGCGTAATGATTGGCCGCGCTTTCCTTTACGGCCTGGGCGCCCTGGGCGAAGCGGGCGTGACCTTATGTCTGGACCTGTTACGAAAAGAGATGGAATCGACCATGGCGCTGTGCGGCGTGACCCGCATCGACGCTCTGAGTCCCCAGCATATCGTCGATTATCCCTGGCCCCTCACCGCGGGCCACGCCGCGGCCCGGCGCTTTCAACCCCCTGCGCTTCAGCCTATCGCTGAAGCGCCTCATCGGTGA